In one Limosilactobacillus oris genomic region, the following are encoded:
- a CDS encoding ATP-binding protein, producing MFVRSKQLDQLKNSISDSTIKVVYGVRRGGKTTLLEQLRSYLKRQGVPSARILIYDFDHPANAQQDPTQLFQQIKKRLTRDQVTYLFFDELETVPNYQLLVQKLVHLPRVDLYITSSAVSIQRLASQFPCRMVYLGPLRFQEFLTYHQLSANLSSLYHYLNTGGFPFAQEIRNFTAARNYFEGVINTIILNGFSQRNTLCNAGLVQQLALFLANHAGELTNVSRVVASLQDGSVNVSNKTLAAYLDFLQQGFLFSPCQELNLKTGMAKPTNAQYFPIDPSLRSILANKQNALSERNLAIVVFNELRSRGYQVFTSCKGHPVTFVGIQNQQRHYFQFNFSLLTDAAYQKTVADLHRLPDDGPRTLILAKQGDHQLPGDDQVQTVSLVDWLMTE from the coding sequence ATGTTTGTACGTTCAAAGCAACTAGACCAATTAAAAAATTCAATAAGTGATTCGACAATTAAAGTGGTTTATGGTGTCCGCCGCGGGGGTAAAACAACCCTGCTGGAACAGCTTCGTTCCTATCTGAAACGGCAGGGGGTCCCGAGCGCACGGATTCTGATCTACGACTTTGATCACCCCGCTAACGCTCAGCAGGATCCTACGCAGCTTTTTCAGCAAATTAAAAAAAGGCTCACCAGGGACCAGGTTACCTACCTGTTCTTCGATGAGCTTGAAACGGTGCCCAACTATCAATTATTGGTGCAAAAGTTAGTTCACTTGCCGCGGGTCGACCTGTACATCACCAGCTCGGCGGTTAGCATCCAACGGCTAGCCAGTCAGTTTCCCTGCCGGATGGTCTACCTAGGTCCCTTACGCTTTCAGGAGTTTCTCACCTACCACCAGCTTTCCGCCAATTTAAGTTCGCTCTACCACTACCTCAACACCGGTGGTTTCCCCTTCGCGCAGGAAATCCGGAATTTTACGGCAGCACGCAACTATTTTGAGGGGGTGATCAATACAATCATTCTCAACGGCTTTTCCCAGCGCAACACCCTGTGCAACGCGGGCCTCGTCCAGCAGCTGGCCCTCTTCTTAGCCAACCATGCTGGGGAATTGACCAACGTTTCCCGGGTAGTTGCCAGCTTGCAGGACGGCAGCGTGAATGTTTCCAACAAGACCCTTGCCGCCTACCTCGATTTCCTTCAACAGGGCTTCCTCTTTTCCCCCTGCCAGGAGCTCAACCTGAAAACAGGCATGGCCAAGCCGACCAACGCTCAGTATTTTCCAATTGATCCATCCCTGCGGTCGATTTTGGCGAACAAGCAAAACGCCCTGTCAGAACGAAATTTGGCAATCGTTGTGTTCAACGAGTTACGCAGCCGTGGCTACCAGGTCTTTACCAGCTGTAAGGGGCATCCCGTAACCTTTGTCGGCATCCAAAACCAGCAGCGGCACTACTTCCAGTTCAACTTTTCCCTACTCACCGACGCGGCTTACCAAAAAACGGTGGCGGACCTGCACCGCCTCCCTGACGATGGTCCCCGGACGTTGATCCTTGCTAAGCAGGGCGATCACCAGCTCCCCGGCGATGACCAGGTCCAAACAGTGAGCCTGGTTGACTGGCTGATGACGGAATAG
- a CDS encoding CopY/TcrY family copper transport repressor, giving the protein MKDEVEQESAITDAEWEVMRIIWTLGKAHSNKVITELQAECDWTESTIKTLLRRLVKKGLLRTEPDGRRFIYIPTVSQTAMMSQMARQFLDKLCDMHKGEILLQLLKDSPVSQTDLATMRKVIDEKARTAPETVPCNCLYKGEHFC; this is encoded by the coding sequence ATGAAAGACGAGGTAGAACAAGAGAGTGCAATTACAGATGCCGAGTGGGAAGTCATGCGGATTATCTGGACACTGGGTAAGGCCCACAGCAACAAGGTGATTACTGAACTTCAGGCTGAGTGTGATTGGACCGAATCAACAATCAAAACCCTGCTGCGCCGGTTGGTGAAAAAGGGCCTGTTGCGGACCGAGCCGGACGGGCGGCGCTTTATCTATATTCCGACTGTCAGTCAGACAGCGATGATGTCGCAAATGGCGCGGCAGTTTCTTGATAAGTTGTGTGATATGCACAAGGGTGAAATCTTGCTACAGCTGCTGAAGGATTCTCCAGTTTCGCAAACGGACCTGGCGACCATGCGCAAGGTGATCGATGAAAAGGCGCGGACGGCGCCCGAAACAGTTCCTTGTAACTGCCTGTATAAGGGTGAACATTTTTGTTAA
- a CDS encoding thiaminase II, translated as MTVFTTTLTATINQTTETSARAPFILQLSSGDLPLTTFRYYLIQDNHYLTAFNRLHQEIATHLPANEGAILSHLGEGEDAARQRMHREIGLGTQELQETPVAPNAYSYITHMYYQLDRYGAAAAIAGLLPCYWLYSELAQRLAVKHSPVHLYQEFFDSYTAADFTTSTEQMKAIVNQQAASVDELGRQQMTRAFQISCYYEEQFWQMAFDQQEWQ; from the coding sequence ATGACTGTTTTTACCACTACTTTAACAGCGACAATTAACCAAACTACCGAAACGAGCGCTCGCGCCCCCTTCATTCTGCAGCTCAGCAGCGGCGACCTGCCTCTCACGACTTTCCGCTACTACCTAATTCAGGACAACCACTACCTGACGGCCTTTAACCGGCTCCACCAGGAAATTGCGACCCACTTGCCAGCAAACGAAGGCGCGATTTTAAGCCACCTCGGGGAAGGAGAAGACGCTGCCCGCCAACGGATGCACAGGGAAATCGGCCTGGGCACACAGGAACTGCAAGAAACTCCCGTCGCCCCTAACGCATACTCCTACATCACCCATATGTACTACCAGCTAGACCGTTACGGCGCCGCAGCTGCTATCGCCGGTCTCCTTCCCTGCTACTGGCTGTACAGTGAGCTGGCCCAGCGTTTAGCCGTCAAGCACAGCCCGGTTCACCTGTACCAGGAGTTCTTTGACAGCTACACCGCCGCAGATTTCACTACCAGCACGGAACAAATGAAGGCGATCGTCAACCAGCAAGCCGCGAGTGTCGACGAACTTGGCCGCCAGCAAATGACCCGGGCATTTCAAATTTCCTGCTACTACGAGGAGCAGTTTTGGCAAATGGCCTTTGACCAGCAGGAATGGCAGTAG
- a CDS encoding cupredoxin domain-containing protein: MNISQLLVLIVGLLAIAFILWWFLGKHTEAVGQSTVVDDVQNATIVVDGGYSPATVVLKKGVPAEVNFEMHDSTACLSHVVFEQLGVNKDLTKQKVTSIKIPTDKKETFNFACGMDMFHGKVVVK; encoded by the coding sequence ATGAATATTAGTCAACTCCTGGTGCTGATTGTGGGCCTGTTAGCAATCGCCTTTATCCTGTGGTGGTTCTTGGGCAAGCATACGGAAGCGGTCGGCCAGTCAACGGTGGTTGATGACGTCCAAAACGCGACCATCGTGGTCGACGGCGGCTATTCCCCGGCGACCGTGGTGCTGAAAAAAGGCGTCCCAGCCGAGGTTAACTTTGAGATGCATGATTCGACGGCCTGCCTGTCGCACGTCGTTTTTGAGCAACTTGGGGTCAATAAAGACTTGACGAAACAAAAGGTGACGTCGATTAAAATCCCGACGGATAAGAAAGAAACGTTTAATTTTGCTTGTGGTATGGATATGTTTCACGGAAAGGTCGTTGTAAAATAA
- the coaA gene encoding type I pantothenate kinase gives MDEWMNYEQFDRQTWHRFFPTDSVRLSQDNLDEIKSLNDRISLTDVQDVYLPLIKLLQLHYQNFLEWQMQKANFLQQPVRRVPYIIGIAGSVAVGKSTIARLLSILLNKLLPDKRVELMTTDGFLYPNAELKRRGIMDRKGFPESYDMEKLLKFLNDVKAGEPVVTAPTYSHQVYDVQPDKPLVIDRPDILIVEGINTLQLPSNQRLYVSDYFDWSIYVDADPDLIECWYLQRFGLLLKTAFTDPSNYYYPYSQGNQEEAFAMAKDVWRRVDLPNLIDFILPTKTRANLILHKTHGHVVDRLYLRRG, from the coding sequence ATGGATGAATGGATGAATTACGAACAATTTGACCGGCAAACCTGGCACCGCTTTTTTCCAACTGATTCTGTCCGTCTGAGCCAAGATAACCTTGACGAAATCAAGTCCTTGAATGACCGGATTTCGTTGACGGACGTTCAGGATGTGTACCTGCCACTGATTAAGCTGCTCCAATTACACTATCAAAACTTTTTGGAATGGCAGATGCAAAAGGCCAACTTTTTGCAGCAGCCAGTACGACGGGTCCCCTATATCATTGGCATTGCCGGATCGGTGGCGGTCGGGAAGAGTACAATTGCCCGGCTTCTCAGTATTTTGCTAAACAAACTACTGCCGGATAAGCGGGTCGAATTGATGACCACGGATGGTTTCCTGTACCCGAACGCGGAGTTGAAACGGCGGGGGATTATGGATCGGAAAGGTTTTCCAGAGTCCTACGACATGGAGAAGCTCCTCAAGTTCCTCAACGATGTTAAGGCGGGCGAACCAGTAGTCACGGCGCCAACCTATTCTCACCAGGTTTACGATGTTCAGCCAGACAAGCCCCTGGTAATTGACCGTCCAGACATCTTGATTGTTGAGGGAATCAATACCTTACAGTTGCCAAGCAACCAGCGCCTGTATGTCAGCGACTATTTCGACTGGTCGATCTACGTCGATGCCGACCCAGATTTAATTGAGTGTTGGTACTTGCAGCGTTTTGGCCTGCTCTTAAAAACGGCCTTCACGGACCCGTCTAACTACTACTATCCGTACTCACAGGGAAACCAGGAGGAAGCCTTCGCGATGGCTAAAGATGTGTGGCGGCGGGTCGACCTGCCCAACCTGATCGACTTTATCCTGCCAACGAAGACTAGGGCCAACTTGATTTTGCACAAGACCCATGGTCATGTGGTTGACCGCCTCTACTTGCGGCGGGGGTAA
- a CDS encoding glycerate kinase, which yields MKIVIAPDSFKGSLTAKQVAEAIRTGVARIFPKADYELVPMADGGEGTVQSLVDATRGHLMKKRVHNPLNELSEAYYGILGDGRTAVIEMAQASGIQYVNDQTHNPMIATTYGTGELMLDALNHGVRKIILGIGGSATNDGGAGMAQALGAHLLDASGNELPLGGGALDRLARIDVRDLDPRIQTTQVLIASDVTNPLTGKEGASAVFGPQKGATPEMVSILDRNLHHYAEIIKRDLHLDLEQRPGAGAAGGLGTGLIAFTNSEMARGIDLVVEFTKLKERAVDADLVFTGEGGIDFQTKFGKTPYGVALATKTVAPQAPVIVLAGNVGKGIDSLYGQEAMDAIFATPVGAKPLEQAIADGPHDIALTAENVARLIKTVKN from the coding sequence ATGAAGATTGTGATTGCACCGGACTCATTTAAGGGTTCGCTGACTGCCAAGCAGGTAGCTGAAGCGATTCGGACCGGTGTCGCCCGGATCTTTCCGAAAGCAGATTATGAGCTGGTCCCCATGGCTGATGGCGGGGAGGGAACCGTCCAATCGCTAGTCGATGCTACGCGGGGCCACCTGATGAAGAAAAGGGTTCACAACCCGCTGAACGAACTGAGCGAGGCCTACTATGGCATCTTGGGTGATGGCCGGACGGCGGTAATCGAAATGGCTCAGGCTAGTGGCATTCAGTATGTTAACGACCAGACGCATAACCCAATGATTGCGACGACTTATGGTACCGGAGAATTAATGCTCGACGCACTGAACCATGGCGTCAGAAAGATTATTCTCGGGATTGGGGGCTCAGCTACCAACGACGGCGGCGCGGGGATGGCCCAAGCACTTGGTGCTCACTTGCTGGATGCGAGTGGTAATGAACTCCCGCTCGGCGGTGGCGCCCTCGACCGACTTGCCCGGATTGATGTCCGTGATTTAGATCCCCGAATCCAAACCACCCAGGTATTGATTGCATCGGACGTTACCAACCCATTGACCGGGAAGGAAGGGGCTTCCGCGGTATTTGGACCGCAGAAGGGCGCAACTCCGGAAATGGTTAGCATCCTGGACCGAAACTTGCACCACTACGCGGAGATCATTAAACGAGACCTCCACCTGGACCTTGAACAACGGCCGGGGGCCGGCGCCGCTGGGGGCCTTGGAACCGGTCTAATAGCCTTTACCAATTCCGAGATGGCCCGGGGAATTGACCTGGTTGTTGAATTTACCAAGCTCAAGGAACGGGCGGTGGATGCCGACCTGGTCTTTACCGGTGAAGGTGGCATTGATTTCCAGACCAAGTTTGGTAAGACGCCATATGGGGTCGCACTGGCAACGAAGACGGTGGCTCCGCAGGCACCGGTCATTGTGCTGGCCGGCAACGTTGGCAAGGGGATTGACAGCTTATACGGTCAAGAAGCAATGGACGCAATTTTTGCGACCCCCGTGGGAGCAAAACCGTTGGAACAGGCGATTGCAGATGGACCGCACGATATCGCACTGACGGCAGAAAACGTTGCTCGACTCATCAAAACAGTGAAAAATTAA
- a CDS encoding copper-translocating P-type ATPase — protein MKLTNIQRFWISFILAIPMLVQMLAMPFHWMMPAYNWIALVTTTIIMLISAAPYWKSAIGAFKKHSANMNTLVAAGTAVAYFYSVFAMVTGRPVYFESAAFVTVFVLLGDAMEEKMHNNASNALGKLMGLQAKDAEVLKDGQFVKVPLDRVQVGDLIRVKPGEKVPVDGQITAGSSTIDESMVTGESIPVVKKVGDMVVGSTINSNGTITFKATKIGSDTMLAQIVDMVKKAQTSHAPIQNLTDKISNIFVPAVLVIAILTFVIWYSFLDATAVQAMLFAVSVVVIACPCALGLATPTALMVGTARSAKMGVLIKNGEVLQEVSDLDTVVFDKTGTITVGKPQVTDIIGDTKQVLQVAASLEESSEHPLATAIMKRAADDGLNIEQVREFAAIEGKGVRAEYQGQEAFVGSERLLEEINISREMKMTAEKLQSEAKTVVYVGLAWNIIGLIAIQDVPKASSPEAIKELRARGLKTVMLTGDNAAVAQAIADQVGIDQVIAGVLPNEKAQHIKELQNAGAKVAFVGDGINDAPALSTADVGIAMGSGTDIAIDSGGIVLVQNDLRGVVRALDISKKTFNRIKLNLFWALVYNTVGIPIAAGLFMAVGFQLSPELAALAMAFSSVSVVTSSLLLNKTKIAGDDPATA, from the coding sequence ATGAAGCTGACTAACATCCAGCGTTTCTGGATTTCCTTTATCCTGGCAATCCCGATGCTCGTCCAGATGTTAGCGATGCCCTTTCACTGGATGATGCCCGCCTACAACTGGATTGCCCTAGTCACGACGACCATTATCATGCTGATTTCGGCGGCCCCATACTGGAAGAGCGCGATTGGGGCCTTTAAGAAGCACAGTGCCAACATGAACACCCTGGTAGCGGCCGGGACTGCCGTGGCCTACTTTTATAGTGTTTTTGCGATGGTAACCGGCCGCCCGGTTTACTTTGAAAGTGCGGCCTTTGTGACCGTCTTCGTCCTGCTTGGTGACGCAATGGAGGAGAAAATGCACAACAACGCTTCCAATGCCCTTGGCAAGCTGATGGGACTCCAGGCCAAGGATGCTGAGGTGCTGAAGGACGGCCAATTCGTTAAGGTACCGCTGGACCGGGTCCAAGTTGGTGACTTAATCCGGGTTAAGCCGGGTGAAAAGGTCCCAGTTGACGGCCAAATCACCGCGGGTTCCTCCACTATCGACGAGTCGATGGTCACCGGGGAAAGCATTCCAGTAGTAAAAAAGGTCGGGGATATGGTCGTTGGTTCTACGATCAACAGTAACGGGACGATTACCTTCAAGGCCACTAAAATCGGCTCTGATACCATGCTGGCCCAGATTGTCGACATGGTAAAGAAAGCCCAGACGAGTCACGCCCCGATCCAGAACCTGACCGACAAGATTTCTAACATCTTCGTGCCTGCGGTGCTTGTAATCGCCATTTTAACTTTTGTCATCTGGTATTCCTTCCTCGACGCTACGGCAGTGCAAGCGATGCTGTTTGCCGTATCCGTGGTAGTGATTGCCTGCCCATGTGCGCTCGGTTTGGCGACCCCAACGGCGCTGATGGTGGGGACCGCCCGTAGTGCCAAGATGGGTGTGCTCATCAAGAATGGGGAAGTGCTCCAGGAAGTCAGTGATCTGGACACGGTCGTCTTTGATAAGACCGGGACGATTACTGTCGGTAAGCCTCAGGTAACGGATATCATCGGGGATACTAAGCAGGTTCTGCAAGTTGCCGCCAGCCTAGAAGAATCCTCCGAACACCCGCTGGCAACGGCAATCATGAAGCGGGCCGCGGATGATGGCTTGAACATTGAACAGGTCCGTGAATTTGCGGCCATCGAAGGGAAAGGCGTCCGGGCCGAGTACCAGGGTCAGGAAGCCTTCGTCGGCAGTGAACGCCTCCTCGAGGAAATTAATATTTCCCGGGAAATGAAAATGACGGCGGAGAAACTGCAAAGTGAAGCCAAGACGGTAGTCTACGTTGGCTTAGCGTGGAACATTATCGGCCTAATTGCCATTCAAGATGTCCCGAAGGCTAGTTCGCCAGAAGCAATTAAGGAGTTGAGGGCCCGGGGACTCAAAACGGTGATGCTGACCGGTGATAATGCGGCGGTCGCTCAAGCAATTGCTGACCAGGTCGGCATCGACCAGGTGATTGCTGGCGTCTTGCCAAACGAAAAGGCCCAGCATATCAAGGAACTCCAGAATGCGGGTGCTAAGGTGGCCTTTGTCGGTGACGGAATCAATGATGCCCCAGCCCTCTCGACGGCAGACGTTGGGATCGCCATGGGTTCCGGAACGGATATCGCAATTGATTCCGGTGGCATTGTCTTGGTTCAAAATGATTTACGTGGGGTCGTACGGGCTTTAGATATTTCCAAGAAGACCTTTAACCGGATTAAGCTGAACCTCTTCTGGGCGCTGGTTTACAACACGGTCGGGATCCCGATTGCCGCCGGCTTGTTTATGGCGGTCGGCTTCCAACTCAGTCCGGAGCTGGCGGCCTTGGCGATGGCATTTTCATCAGTATCGGTCGTTACTTCATCACTGCTGCTCAATAAAACCAAAATTGCCGGTGATGATCCGGCAACTGCATAA
- a CDS encoding LTA synthase family protein: MKTALQKLRRGLNTKLGFFLLVVLLFCIKSYWAYQNEFNLGVKGSMQHFLLAFNTIPGALVFLGIALYFRGRLSYWLMLIINALLSTWLFSNILYYREFSDFITFNVIKGSGAASNNLGKSLMGIIRPEDFLVYADVIILALVLLFHLIRVDMRRFKIRYAMTVTALGFVLFGANLGMAESDRSQLLTRTFDNNYIVKYLGLQAYTIYDGVKTTHNSVVKARADQDQLKPVLNFIHHNYAGPNVQYEGVAKGKNIFVIHLESLQQFMIDYKQDGQEVMPNLNKLYHASDTLAFDNFFHQVGQGKTADAEMMLENSLYGLPEGSAMVTDGTTNTFQSAPALLHQKLGYTTASFHGDVPSFWNRDNAYKSFGYQYFFSKEYYPKTKDYDAGYGMKDKIFMKESAHYIEQLPQPFYAKLITVTNHYPYILDKQNKDIQPWNTGDDTVDPYVQTARYLDESLGEFLDYLDKSGLRQNSVLILYGDHYGISNNHQPAIAQILHKKKVTNYDLAMFQKVPFMINMPGLKGGIDHTYGGEIDVLPTIEDLLGISSKNYIQFGQDLLSPGRNQIVPFRNGDWVTPKYTKYNGDYYYTKNGKQITKATAKQKKEFSKIQKYVTTDLGLSDRVVNGDLLRFYKLPGFKKVDKKDYTYNLKKSLRNLQDAQKKQKTSAKTKNNNQTTIDDYSTDAPELKDYPKLNFPKP; encoded by the coding sequence ATGAAAACAGCGTTGCAGAAGTTGCGCCGCGGCTTAAATACTAAGCTCGGGTTCTTTCTGCTCGTCGTGCTCTTATTCTGTATTAAGAGTTACTGGGCATATCAGAATGAATTCAACCTTGGCGTGAAGGGGAGTATGCAACACTTCCTACTGGCCTTTAATACGATCCCGGGGGCCTTGGTCTTCCTGGGAATCGCGCTGTACTTTAGGGGACGGCTGTCCTATTGGCTAATGCTGATTATTAATGCATTACTGTCAACCTGGCTGTTCTCCAATATTTTATACTACCGGGAGTTTTCCGACTTTATCACCTTTAACGTGATCAAGGGGTCGGGAGCGGCTTCCAATAACCTGGGAAAGAGTTTGATGGGGATTATCCGCCCGGAGGACTTCCTGGTTTATGCGGACGTCATTATCCTTGCCCTGGTATTGCTCTTCCACTTGATCCGGGTGGATATGCGGCGCTTTAAAATTCGCTATGCGATGACGGTGACCGCCCTCGGTTTCGTCCTGTTTGGTGCGAACTTGGGAATGGCGGAGTCAGACCGTTCCCAGCTGCTGACGCGGACCTTTGATAATAACTACATTGTGAAGTACCTCGGCTTGCAGGCTTACACGATTTACGACGGGGTTAAGACCACCCATAATAGCGTGGTTAAGGCCCGGGCCGACCAGGATCAGCTGAAACCAGTCCTGAACTTCATCCACCACAACTACGCGGGGCCCAACGTCCAGTATGAAGGGGTGGCAAAGGGGAAAAATATCTTTGTCATTCACCTGGAGAGTCTCCAACAGTTTATGATTGACTATAAGCAGGATGGCCAGGAGGTAATGCCAAACCTGAACAAGCTCTACCACGCGAGCGACACGCTGGCCTTTGATAACTTCTTCCACCAGGTTGGTCAGGGGAAGACGGCCGACGCGGAAATGATGCTGGAAAACTCATTGTACGGTTTGCCAGAAGGGTCCGCGATGGTTACTGACGGCACGACTAATACCTTCCAGTCCGCACCGGCCCTCCTCCATCAGAAACTTGGTTATACGACGGCCTCCTTCCACGGGGATGTCCCGAGTTTTTGGAACCGTGACAATGCCTACAAGTCATTTGGCTACCAGTACTTCTTTAGCAAGGAGTACTACCCGAAGACCAAGGACTACGATGCCGGCTACGGGATGAAGGATAAGATTTTTATGAAGGAGAGTGCTCACTATATCGAGCAGCTCCCGCAGCCGTTCTACGCGAAGCTGATTACGGTGACGAACCACTACCCGTACATCTTGGATAAGCAAAATAAGGATATCCAGCCGTGGAACACCGGTGATGACACCGTAGATCCGTACGTACAGACGGCGCGCTACCTTGATGAGTCCCTCGGCGAATTCCTCGACTACCTGGACAAGTCCGGGCTGCGGCAAAACAGCGTTCTGATCCTGTATGGTGACCACTACGGGATTTCCAACAACCACCAGCCAGCGATTGCCCAGATCCTTCACAAGAAGAAGGTTACCAACTACGACCTGGCAATGTTTCAAAAGGTACCATTTATGATTAATATGCCAGGCCTCAAGGGTGGAATTGATCACACTTACGGTGGTGAAATCGATGTGCTGCCGACCATCGAAGACCTGCTGGGAATCAGTTCTAAAAACTACATTCAGTTTGGTCAAGACCTGCTTTCTCCAGGACGGAACCAGATTGTGCCATTCCGGAATGGTGACTGGGTAACGCCAAAGTACACTAAGTACAATGGTGACTACTACTACACCAAGAACGGTAAGCAGATTACCAAGGCGACAGCTAAGCAGAAGAAGGAATTTAGCAAGATTCAAAAGTACGTTACCACGGACCTTGGCCTCTCCGACCGGGTCGTCAACGGTGACCTGCTCCGCTTCTACAAGTTGCCAGGCTTTAAGAAGGTTGATAAGAAGGACTACACTTATAACCTGAAGAAGAGCTTGCGCAACCTGCAAGACGCACAAAAGAAGCAGAAAACCAGTGCGAAGACGAAGAATAATAATCAGACAACGATTGACGACTATTCGACGGACGCACCTGAGCTAAAGGATTATCCTAAGCTGAACTTCCCGAAGCCATAA
- a CDS encoding cupredoxin domain-containing protein: MSIFSKEQSKKFAVNAANHGYKPEVVTFKQGKPAQLKFIPSDNMGCMNEVVFKDLDVDVKLDGQKEVTVNIPTDQPGTYNYACGMDMFHGKVVVK, encoded by the coding sequence ATGAGTATTTTTTCAAAAGAACAGAGTAAAAAATTTGCCGTCAATGCTGCTAACCATGGCTATAAGCCGGAGGTGGTGACCTTTAAGCAGGGCAAGCCGGCGCAGTTGAAATTTATTCCTTCTGACAACATGGGCTGCATGAATGAAGTCGTCTTCAAGGACCTCGACGTCGACGTGAAGCTCGATGGCCAAAAGGAGGTTACCGTTAATATTCCGACCGACCAGCCCGGCACCTACAACTACGCTTGCGGCATGGATATGTTCCACGGAAAGGTGGTCGTAAAGTGA